The following nucleotide sequence is from bacterium.
CTGTCTGCCCAACAAATCTGTGCAACGGGCGGGTGCAAGACCCGCCCCTACCGGGTGACATTGCTTGACTTCGCTGCAAATTCATCGTTAGTTTCGACCCGCTGTGTCATCTGCAGGGATTTGGGAAGGAGCTGCGCTTGGGAATTCGAATCGTCCAGAAAAGCGATCTCACCAAGAAAAAGCACCATAGCAAAATCGCCCTCGTTCTCGCCGGCGGCGCCATTAGCGGCGGAGCCTTCAAGGCCGGCGGACTCAAGGCCCTCAACGATTTCCTGGTCAACCGCAAGGTCACCGATTTCGACATCTACGTCGGAACCTCGGCCGGCGGCTTCCTGGCCGCGCCCTTGGCCGGCGGCATCCCGCCGGAAGAGATCTTGAAAAGCCTCGACGGCACCAGCGAGCATTTTTCCCAGCTCACGCCGCTCGACATCTACAATTTGAATTGGCGGGAGATGATCGAGAAGCCGGTCCATTATCTTTTGGAGCGCTTCGGTTATTTCCCCAACATCCTGCTCGATTTCTTCCAGGCCCTGCCCAATATCGGCGACAGCCTCAAGAAGGGTTTCCTCCGCTTCGTCAACGAGCCGAACTATTCGAACTATGAAAAGATGGTGAAGCCGCTGGCCCGAGCGCTCTATAGCGGCCGCTCGGCCCCCTCGATCCTGAGCGCCATGCCGACCGGCTTCTTCGACAACCAGCCCTTGGAGCGCTTTCTGGCCGAGAACATGAAGCGGAACCACCTCAGCAATCACTTCAAGGTGCTGAAGCGGATGCGGGGCAAGGACCTCTATATCTGCGCCATGACCCTCGATACCTCGGATCGGGCGATCTTCGGCTGGGACGAAAAGAACGACGTGACGATCAGCCAGGCGGTCCAGGCCTCGACCGCGATGCCCGGCTTCTACAAGCCGGTGCGGATCAAGGGCGTCGATTATATCGACGGCGGCGTGCTCAAGACCGCCAATATCGACCTGGCCCTGGAAAAGGGCGCCGAGCTGGTGATCTGCTACAATCCCTTCCGGCCGCTCAAGAACCTGGTCAACGTCGAATACCTCCGCGAAAAGAACCGTTACGTCGCCCGCGACCCGCGCATCTCGGACAACGGCGTCTTCGGCGTCTTCAACCAGGTTTTCCGGACCCTTTACCACCAGCGCCTACAGGACGGAATCAAGCGCTTGGAGGAAGACAAGGGCTTCAAGGGCGACATCATCCTGGTCCAACCCAAAGAAGACGACGCGACCTTCTTCCAGATGAACCCCTTCGCCTTCTGGACCCGCGCCAATGCCGCCAAGTCCGGCTTCGAGTCGGTCCGGATGTCGATCCTCGACCGCTTCGACGAGATCAAACCCATCCTGGCCTCCTACGGAATCGAGATGACCCGCGAGCTGGTCGAGCAGGACGCCGCCAAGATCCAAAGAGCGGCCAACGACGAGCGCGAGATCATGGACGTTCTCGAAGGCCAGGGCGGCAGCCGCAGCCGCTTGCGCATCATCCTCGGCGGCCGCAAAGCCAAGGCCTCATCCTCCTAAAACCAATTGTCATCCTGAACGAAGTGAATCTACCGCCACCGATGGTCGCTCATCAACCTTGGGTGGTCGCAGATCCTTCGCTGCGCTCAGGATGACGACCAAAAAAAAGACCCCGTTCCCTGAGGGAACGAGGTCCTGTGGCGTAATTCTGAACTGAGCCGCTTACCAGTCGGCGCCGTCGGTGCCCTTGGGCTTTTCAGCCGGCTTGGCGGCCGGCTTCTCGGCCGGCTTTTCAGCGGGTTTCTCGGCCGGCTTTTCAGCAGGCTTCTCCGCCGGCTTTGCAGCGGGCTTGGCGGCCGGCTTGGCCGCCGGCTTACCGGCGGGCTTGGCCTTGTTGGCGCCCTGAGCATCCGGCTTGGTGTCGACGAAATCGATGGGCCCGTTGGCGCCGCGGTTCTTATTGTATAGCTGAACCGCCGCGCTGGCATCGTCCCAAGCGGCCCGGGCCAGCTTGTTGGCCTCGTCGGCGGCCGCCGTGGCTTCTTTCAAAGCCGCCTCGGCCTTTTTCTTGTCATCGCCGCTGAGCTTTTCGACTTCGGCCTTGATTTTGGCAACGTTTTCGTTGGCCTTGTTCATCCGATCCTGCACCGTGCGGTAAGACTGGACCGCATCGGCGGCCTGGGCGGCGCCTTCGGCCGGCTTCTTCTTCACTTCGGCGAGATCGACGTCCGCGGCCTTGGCATTGGTGGAAGCGACCGCCAGCAAGCTCTTGTTCTCATCGCGGAGCGATTCGACCAAGGCCAGACCGGTCAGGGCCGGCTTGGCGGGTTCAGCCTTCGGCTGGGCCGGAGCACCCGGAGTCACCGCGGGAGCGGCACCCGGAGTCACGGCGGCGGCCGGCTTATCCTCGGCGGCCTTGACGGCGCTACGAGGCTTGGACACACCGCCACCGCGGATGTTGTCGACGATACGCATGATGTCGATGCCTCCGCCGACCGTGTAACCGGCCGGGCTCAGGCCCATCGCCGGATAATTGCCGTCGACGACGTCGATCTTGGGATTGACGCCGGGATCGATGCGGAAGCCCGCGCCGGCGCAAACCGCGTCGCCCCAAGTGCAGAGCTGAGCGCCCAATCCGAACAT
It contains:
- a CDS encoding patatin-like phospholipase family protein, whose amino-acid sequence is MGIRIVQKSDLTKKKHHSKIALVLAGGAISGGAFKAGGLKALNDFLVNRKVTDFDIYVGTSAGGFLAAPLAGGIPPEEILKSLDGTSEHFSQLTPLDIYNLNWREMIEKPVHYLLERFGYFPNILLDFFQALPNIGDSLKKGFLRFVNEPNYSNYEKMVKPLARALYSGRSAPSILSAMPTGFFDNQPLERFLAENMKRNHLSNHFKVLKRMRGKDLYICAMTLDTSDRAIFGWDEKNDVTISQAVQASTAMPGFYKPVRIKGVDYIDGGVLKTANIDLALEKGAELVICYNPFRPLKNLVNVEYLREKNRYVARDPRISDNGVFGVFNQVFRTLYHQRLQDGIKRLEEDKGFKGDIILVQPKEDDATFFQMNPFAFWTRANAAKSGFESVRMSILDRFDEIKPILASYGIEMTRELVEQDAAKIQRAANDEREIMDVLEGQGGSRSRLRIILGGRKAKASSS